Within the Glycine soja cultivar W05 chromosome 3, ASM419377v2, whole genome shotgun sequence genome, the region ctccagttgctagattagaagccataagaatgttattagcctttgcatccataatggattttaaaatttatcaaacggATGTGAAGAGTGCCTTTTTTAATGGATTTATCCAAGAGGAAGTGTATGTAGATCAacccctggttttgaaaactcagataatcctaatcatgtttttaaattgaaaaaggctttatatggcttaaagcaagcccctagggcttggtatgaacatctgagtaagttccttttagaaaaggatttCTCTAGAGGTAAAGTAGATACTACTCTTTTCATTAAGAAgaatttaaatgatattttattagttcaaatctatgttgatgatattatctttGGATCCACTTATGACTCTTTATGCAAAGAATTCTCTCAagacatgcaaagtgaatttgaaatgtcaatgatgggagaactaaatttctttcttggtttgcaaatcaagcaaaccaagaatggaatatttgtcaatcaaacaaaatattgCAAAGATTTAATTCATagatttgggatggagaatgctaaGCATATGGCTATACCAATGAGTACTGCTTGCTAtttggataaagatgaaaccggtcagtcaatagaCATTAAGCAATATCaaggtatgattggatcacttctttatttatctgctagcagaccagatataatgtttagtgcgtgtatgtgtgctaggtttcaatcaaatcccaaacaatcacatcttagtgccGTTAAAAGAAGTATAAGATATCTGTTAGGCACTACGaatataggtttatggtatcctaaaaatTCCACATGCAATTTAATAGGATATTTTGATTCTGACTTTGTCGGTTCTAAAAATGATAGAAAGAACACCAGTGGAACTTGTCAtttcattggatctgctctagtctcttggcatagtaagaaacaaaatagtgttgtttTATCCATTGTTGAAGAAGAATATGTTTCTACTAGCAGTTTTGTGCTCAAATTctttggatgaaacaacaactttctGATTATGGAATATTTCTTGATCATATTCCTATAAGATGTGATAACACGAGTGCTATGAATCTATCTAAGAACCTTGTTCAGCAGTcaagaaccaaacatatagaaataaGACATCATTTTTTgagagatcatgttcaaaagggagattgtgttctagaatttgttgatacaaagaatcagttaGTTGATATCCGTGTTTAAAGCCAAACTTGTAGTGCTTTAGGTTGTGAACGTAATTGGAGTGTATTTGAGCATAttcattcaaaaaagaaaaagaaataggttggggcattaaaaaattaatgatttagtCTATGTTCATTACAACTTGAGGTtgcaaaataggtattattatttttattctttttcattgtttatcttttaatatttaaatacataTGCTTAGATATTTGTACATGTGTTTAGGAAAAAGAGACAACAAAGCTATGATCCTGTTAATTTGGAAACACTTGATGATCTTGTGGATTGGGTAATGGAGGATTCACCACCATTCTTAACCAATGAGGAGGTGGATGCATTACGTAAAGACCTTGCAAATATGACCATCCAACCAATTTCAAGTGATATtggtatatttttattatgattgtATTTTTTCATACTTGTTATCACTACATGCTAATTACTActtcctatttatttttttgccaTAGGTCCTTTAAATTTGGATGATGAGGATTTTAATGATGCAAAAGACAATACCATTGAAAAGATGAATTTAAATGAAAACAATGTTCAGGAAGCTACTATGGGAGATTCTAAGTTCCTTGATGAAGAAGGAGTTTTCGAATATGATAATGAGAACTTATGCTCCTTGGTCATAGAAAAAAATTGGACTTGTTTTGGAACTTATGTTTGGAACTTGTGTtgaacttttttatttctttgtgaGCTTTGatgtttgaagtttgaactcATGGATGATGGATTTCATTTGGAAGTTTGAACTTGAAGAATGAGCTTATggaattatattaatttgtgatgattttttttgtgactTTTTTAAGACAggtataaaattttcatttattttaatgcaGAACGAGTCATGCAGGTCAATCAGTAACCCACTAGTTTGACCATTGACCCAGTGATCTAGTGCACTAACCAGATCAGCCTCTGGATCgaattttaaaacattgctTATGATATGATCCAGCAAGGGTCCAATCACTTCAAATATCTTTTGCAATGACAAAAGCAAGACCGAAAAGAACTAAGAAGAGAAAGTGCCCAAACCAAGTATTGTTTCATTTCTACAACTTGAAGATAAATTCATCAAACTTAAAGACAATAATTTTAAGAGCACAATGAGCCTAAGATTTTATACTCGATATGCAACTGTGGGCTATAGTTTATTTGGATGGATTACGTAGATTTTGGTCTAAAGAACTAATTTAGGcccattttctaatttttctttaatttttgtattttattttcatgtaataAGTTCATATGGCTATTGACATCTTTTAggtcatattttatatttttaggcttCCCAAGTTATTATAGTGGTTAGTGGGGTTTTATTGCTAATGGATAATGTTAGTGAGAATTTAATTCTAAATGGGAATTAATTCTTAGTGGGATGTTTAGAAGTAAGCCTAGCCTATAAATAGTAGGAACTTTCTAGCTTTGAGGCAATTTGGAGTTTGAATGAAAGTTTtagttttttccctttttgtgaGAGCTTCCTTTGGTTCTTGGGCTAAGAATTGAATCTATTCTTATCAAGGAAACTTCTGGCGATCAAATATATGACTTATCAATCGCCTTCTCACCTATTTCTTGAGTGTGACATCAATATCCTTCTCtaaaagaaaactaaatcaTTTTCTAAATATGAAAACTTCAAGGTGATTCATCTTGTTTCCGTGTTCATATCTACTTACCATGGTTCTATTGTATGATCATTCAGAGAGTCCCTTGAGTTGAACCTGTGGAGGCAATGTGGTTTTATCGAAGATAGACAAGTGGTGTGTATTGGCTTACCTCTATAAGGTTTGCATGACCTTACATTTATAGGACTTCTCCCACTCGTCTATTCTATAGACCCATTCCCATTAGTCATCATGAAAACCTCCAACAGTAGGCTGAAAGCCCACCGAACACTTTCAACTTATGTGCctacccatatgcaatgccatGTATGCATTGTACATCAGACCAATATGGTACTACAAGTCCATACTCATTCTTAACAACACACTTAGGAACTCATCTAACAATTCCATAAGCTCAACAAGACACTCTACACTCTTACACATCAATAGTTCTTAGACCCAACATATTCTTAAAAATGTTCTAGATttccaaattataatattttcatcattaatCACATTCATTattgaaaagagaaaacaacCACTAACTAAAATTTTGGGAAGTAATTAGACAAAACAGAAGAAATTAACAACTAGCATTCTCACCTAGAGAGCATTACTAGCCAGGCCAGATTGGTCTGTCTCGTTTAGTGAGCTCTTTGTAAGTTCTAAACTTTTTTAGTCCAGCGGGGTTTTCTCGTATAGCGAGAATGTCTCGCTTAGCAAGTCATATGAAATTACTAaactttcttccttttctctctttattttcaaGGTAATGGGgttttctcgcttagcgagaatACCTTGCTCAACGAGACTACAAATTCTATAGATCGTAATTTGGTCTCAAAATAGAGCAACCAACCTTAAATCCACACCAAGAAAAAAATCGACCAATTcaacataaaaatttatcatttaacaaccaaaagtcacaaaaTAAACACCAAAACTCAGCCCAACCaacaaattacatatttaaagcTTCCTTTACCCAAAATAATTTCCTAGGGTCCCAAGCTTCTTATAAAGGGAAGGTGCAAGAATGAAATTGGTGAATCTCTAGGGTCTTTCTCAACTTATGATTCAAGATTAGCTAATAGAACCTAGATCAACATCAGAACCGTTTTAAACTATATTCTAACAAAAAACCCATTTGAGAGCTCATGCAAAGGGAGAAATTGAgcttaagaaaatcaaaaggagtAAATGAGTGTTACTTACCAACTAAGAATTAAGCAAGGGGACTCTAAGATGCAGAAAACAAGGCTTCCATTGAGGGAAATCTCACCATTGTTAACTCTTGAGGAGAAGAGGACTCAAAGCACAAGAGGGAATGAAGAAAACAATGAGATTAAGAGAGTTTAGGACTCTTTCAACTTTGAAGGGGTTATGAGCAAGGGTGGTTAATCTTTTGGTCCCTTTTCCTATCTAGCTACCCATTTCTTCTATTCTCACCCTTCCTCTACATGTTTTTGTGACCAGATTTAAGCCCCATAATTGTCTAAGCCAACTAACACTCATACAACACCAAAGTTAggcaaattaaattaactagcATCTCCATTAACATAAAGTCATATGTAATTTCAtctaacaattaaaattaaatacttattCACACAAGTAATAAAATCATGACATTACACAATTTAATCCTAAAATCTcaataagagaaaattaaatttaaccaaAAGTCTTACCTTATTCTGAGTTTTATGTTTGAATTAAGAGTGTCTATTGGCAATCTATCCAATATACTCTTtataagtaaatttatttttgtataaaataattttttcatctttgttgatcaaactaaaaatatgaatattttaaataaattttcttaaatggAAGCGGTAGTAGACACATAAGAGTACCAATAGACACTTTTAACTTGCTAGTTCTTTTTTTAAGGCACTTTTAAGTTGCTAGTATCGACCTAATGGTTGAGAGTTTAGGTAATTTGTACaagtgtaaaaaagaaaaagttcaatgttgttgttattgtaaaaaaaaaaaaaaaatcttaaattgaagacaaaagttaaataaaagattatatGTATTGTTGGTACTTTTCTCAAATCAAAATCTATATTTTATcttaactattaattattagtttcatCTCAATAACTATAAGTGACAACGAGatgaaatatcaattttaattataaaaaaaaaggcaacaCTAACAATACCTATGATGCTAtatctaagttttgtttttcGAATCAAAAAGAGTATTTATGACCAGCAAAGGTTGAAGTTAGCACAAGAAACAAACTGACCAATTGCAACTTGAATTCTtgctagaaggaaaaaaatagctGTAGCTTGGACCGTACATTAAGTAGACTTGTCCTTTATTGATAAatacacatgaaaaatattttttagaaaatagagTAATTTATAATGTATTGAGGACTACATAAACTAATCTAATATAgaaaaattcaattgaaaaagggataaatttaaaaatattaaaatgaattaaactttgCTACCTGCTAACAACTCCACTCTGGATGTTCCTAGTGAAGGTTATGTTTCGTTCATCAGTTACCACTACGATtggcataaatttaaaatataagaactcTAAAGAAGAATAAAACAGCATGGACAGAcgaggaaaataataaaatatcaaaagaatCAATCCCCGGACACGTCGTAATATGATTGGGCATTTGTAGCTTTGGGAGACAACACTGCCAGACTAACATTTTCTATTTCCATTTCTTTATCTTCTTTAGCAATAACAAACTTTGtattatacaataaaatatcttaatacATTACATTATGATGCACAACTGTTCCGTCCGCAACACTACATTCAAAGCATCTTTCTAATTATTAAATCACACTAATCTTCAGCCCAATAATAGActcttcaataaaataaaaaaagtggcTATGACTGCAACCTATAGATGTCTAGGTATATTgttcatataataatttattgtaataatttaattctattatttatatattgttaattactttgtatttttttcatattttttctttttgtttcttttttattatacacTTTTTCTATACTTTATATATAGATACAATTTCCTTAAACTCACAAAAGTTAGcctgttaataaaaaattgaaataatttagatgAAGTTTTTTTCATTCGAAAGAATTAAACacgatattaaaaaatttacaacacaCATCCTATTCAACTAATGGAGTTAAATCCACTAAATTTACATAAAATCTAATCTTGaaacatcattatcatcattataaaagcagaatatatatatatatatatatatatatatatatatatatatatatatatatatatatatatatatatatatatatataattctctaAATCTTTTGCTAAACCCTAACTGGATTTTTCCTAACAGAAAGTGATTAGTCAAATATTTTAAGTGTATCTTTCCAAACCCGAACTCCACTAGAAACCCCTTTTCCTATTCACAAGTACATAGCAAAAGTTGGTGAGATTATAAAGCTCTATGATTCATTGGGCCTAGTCAGAATCTCACCACTGCCAACCTGGGATTCTTTTGATGCTCACatatattagttaaaaatttgtgttttctttaatAGGGGCGGTTCTAACTTCTTCTAACCTCTATCTACCCTCTGGGAAATTTCTATTGTGTATagtaaaacttataaaaaaaaatgtaaaaaaccgGCACAGAAGCTTCTGCTtttgatgaattaattaaaagaaatgaaaatataagCCCAAGAAATGCCAGAAGTTATGGTTGACCATGGCTCAAGTTAACCAAAAAGTGTCCTAATCATTTATAGTTAGACTTTTGAGACAAAAGGGAGACCCCATTAATACAGCTGGTTACAACACAACTGAAATCATATCCACCAGATTTTGTGATTTAGCAAGGTAAATTGACATGACCTTTAACGAGATTTTAGTGAAGACCCACGAAAATTCGTAGTGGGTTGATGTGATGTACCAATTATTAACGGGCATACGCTAACCAATGTTTtaggataaataaataaaaaattattagaaaaaaatattttatctaaaaaatattttatctaaaatatataaaatttttattataaaaaaatattttatttaaaatatataaaatttgatagtataaaatatttcacgctattattgttaatatgattttttacataattatcataaaagtgAACATGATAATATGTGAGTGAACGttattataaaatagttttatttagtatatagtcttttttttataaactatagaatttatttagcaattatgttaATGacaatcattaataaaattttatccttataataaaataataatattaataggaAGCGAGTGAAGAGAGACATGAATGCTGGTAGAAAATCTTTGTTTAATTAGCCATATATCATACAGTTGGTGCcagaataataataagaatttgCACCAGAGAATACAGAATCGGTCCTAAGATTTTACAGTGAATAATTGTAAGggggaaaaagaaaatttgaaaaagacatGCCCCATAAGATAAGAAACTGAAATCatagaaaagggagaagggaggtaaaaaattgagaaaagtaaaagaaaaaaaaaagggttctcCTATTGAATATATCTAATGGTAATAATggcttaataataatattttatgggGTTGTTGGAATTAAATATTCTGTTGTTGTATACAGTAGTCTTCCTAATCTTCTGGGCTTCAATTCAGGCGTAATGAAAGGTGAGTCCTTGTTGATCAGAGCTCTACTTTCATCTGTGGTACATTATTTGAACCTGctcatacaaaaaataaataaataataagaataagaataatgTCAATTTTGTTGGGCCTAATGAAAATGATATTTCATTAACGTGTCAACAATGGGTGACTTTTCTACTTTATTACCGTTGAAACTCGAGGATTGTATTGGTGTTTTCCTGTTAGCAGCTTGGCCAAACCCCATCTGAACAATGGTGTGGAGATCATCCTCTAAGAATGCTAATGGAAACTGAAAAATCATTAGACACAAGTGTTaggggaaaaaaattataaaaaaaataatttctatactagtaaaaaatattgtattgtgAACCaatcataaatcaatttttaggATAATCAGAAATCATACTTagcattaattttaaaataattattataaaaattaacaaattaaacattcctaataatttgtgatttgcatatgctatgtttttttttatccaagagAATCCAAGAATGTATTTATAATAACCCACTTATTTTTTCTCAACCAACTGAATTAAATCACCTTAATATTTCTGCTTACACTATATCTTAAGAAatgttcaaaaataaaaaataaaaattctagtaATGTAAtggacttttttttctttcattattaatttgtaGAGAAAAGTAGAAGATTATAATTACCTGAGAGCCACCTTCATTAAACACATCTAGCGGAGATAACTGCATGGCAAgattttggcacaaagaagtaTCTAATGGGTCCACTGAGCAGTGGGTCGCCGTTCTGTTAGGTATGTTATTATGGAAAACTGGGTTGTTTTGCTGAGGCTGGTGCCCATAAAAGGCTTGTGCTGAGGAACCTAATGGGAATATTATTGCATTTGGGTGTGTTGCCAAAGAATTGTTTGATTGGAATACCTGAAATcatcaaaagccaatgaaccccATTTCAGGaatcttcttaaaaaaaactaaaaagcaacaaattttttgaggagaaaaaaaaaggtaaaccaTAATATAGTATTTGTCTAATGCAATAAAACTTACATCTTTTGTAACAAGACTCTCAATACTAAGATCCATCCTTGTGTTAACAGAAGCCAATTTCATAGACAGAAACTGCCATcagggagataaaaaaaaaaaaaagcataactTAGTGAGCAAGAATACTAACACAcacatgatgacaatcattttgaGAATTGAGATGCTTATTTGCTAAGGTTGGTTACCTCAACTTGACGTTGCAATGACtgaacataatttataatttcatcTAGCATAAGTGCTTTGCCAGTGacctataaagaataaataaataaacaattcaaTTCATACCAAAGTTAGTAAAAGTACTGAATTTCACATTTACCAGCATAACATAAGCCAATCAATCTTCTTTGGATTTTAACTTTATCTGCATATACCTTATTGCAACCTGGTACAAGATCTTGGAGCAGCTTCATCCTCTCACTGATTTTCTCCCTCCGTACCTATTTCAAGGTTAATAAAATGTCAACATGAAAGCTACACATAGTTTTTTTGGTGCAAAGTGTCATTAATAGGGAACCAAAAGCACTGAATTCTTACACGTTCTGCTAGACTATGGCTGTCAGTGGCTTGGCCTCTTCTTGCTCTCACGTGAATGTAATCTTTTGGTGGCTCAGGAGGTTTTGAGTTACTTTTGCTCTGTTTCTCTTCCTCTGCTTTGGACTCTTCCTCAACCTTCACTTGGCCATTTTCATTTCCCTCATTTGGCTTGCTGCGCTTTGAATTTGAATACTCACTGCCTTCAACACCCTGAATTGAAAAGAATACCTTTGAGATTTCAAAATTGCCTCGCAGAATCAAGGTTTTAGAAAACGGTCCTTGATTACATCCGCTGGAATTTCCCCCAATATCAAGAAATGGGACAAAACTATGACCAtgaccacaatttaaaaccatatGCAGAACCAAAAACCATCACAAAATGGAAGTTTGACTTTAAAAAAGtactcttattatttttatttttttttgtttaccttGGTAGGATTAGTAGTGTTTGAAGTTTCTTTGGCTTTTCCTTTGGAAGAAGCTTTTCTTTTCCTGGAATTCATAATATCTTGGGAAGTTTTCACCCCAATTTCCCCATTTGGGGTTTGCTCAGAAATTGTAGATTCCTCTTGAGAATTGGCCCCTTCCATTTTCTCCTGCTCCTGATGAATTGCTGAATTCTTGTTCTCTTGGGCACCCATTTGAGATCCAAGTGTTTTGAGCAATGGACTGCTTGAGACTCTAGGTAACTTCCCACCATGTTCCATTGCTGGTGCAGATCTTTGAGCCAATTCAGCATTGTTCACCCTCAATTGGACACTCCTATCATTGAAACTCCTGCTGCCAAAGCAAGAAAACTTTGCAGCCCTCTCAGCAAAGCCAGGATCAGCTGAGAATTCAGCCACACTGGAATTCAAAACCGTTGTTGTTGACTTTCCCCCTCCCAAATTTGCCAACCTCAAATTCACCAAGCTGTTGACAATGTTCACCTTTGGAGGGGAGCTCAAAGGGGTGCTGTAGCATGAAGTGTTGGTGCTGTTATTGCCTTTAGTATTCATGTAAGAAGATGCCACAACCAAAGGGTGAGGAGAGTGTTGTGGGATCTCATCAGAGTTCCCAATAGCTCCCAATTTCCCCATCAATTCCCGGATGATGAAATTCTCATTGGACATGTTGTTGTTGGGGTTGGATGATGCTGCTGGTGATGAGACCATTGAACTCAGTGCTGAGGAATCAAAGTGGTGAAGGCCTTGATCTGTTGTTGTTGACTTGTCCCAATTGGAGTTGTAAAAGCAATCTTGTTGTGTTTGCTCAGAGGCACAATTCATAACTGTTGGTTGAATCCCCATGTTTGGTGGTGAGAGTGATTGCCAAGAGGGCACTGAAGAAGGATTGGATGGTGGTGAAGATTCTAAGTGAAGAGGGTGGTGGTGCTGTGTTTGTGACACCCCAGAATTCAGAAAGAACTggttttccattttttgttCAGATCAaggggtggtggtggtggcagtGGTGGCAGTGATATGCACCGGAAACAAAATAACAGAAAGAACTGAAAAAAATTGGGAGTTTGTTAAGGTTTATTATGTATATGTCTCTGGAACCTGAAGCAAAATGATTGTGATTTTGGGAATTATATTAGGAAACAAGGGAGAGGAGTTAAAGGAGTAGTAGTAGCAATGTGACAAAGTGGGACAACAATTGGAGTGATTAATGAAGTGGGTTGATTGGGTTGGAGTTgaggagagagggagagagatagTTGGGTGTGAAAAGGGAAGTAGTGAGTGTGTCTGGTAAATAAAAAAGCTGGGAAAGATTGAGAGAAGGGAAAGGGGGGAAGAGAATAGATGGGAATACAATGGGGTTAAATAGAACctcaaaaagaagagaaacacTGTTttgaccttttgtttttttaagttgttgatGGCAGCGGTATTCTGATGTCAGATGCtatagtaaaataaacaaaagtcaaaaactcTTAACAGAAGAcatgtatttattattactatctTCTTTTCTAGTTACCAAAATTGTAAGATACAGGTATCTCATAccaaagtaaagaatagaagtTGCAGTTtatctaatatgtataaaaaggTTAGTTTTTATAGATTGTTacgttttttatattatcaatagcTTAAAATTATTCTCAATatgaattttgataaaattattacaaaagtaaacatatttttttatttgtaaaaattaaatacgatATCAagaattaataacattaataacAATTCACACACTTTAACTCAAATAACCTAGTTAAACACCCTTGACTACAATATGATcatatcaatttataattagatagtaataagaaaaatatttatactcaAATTAAAGTATGcaaaagaatttataatattaaaaggaATAAATAGTCTATATATTGATAGTGTAacttttttacaatattatttattcataaaatataataatgtataaaaagtttgttgactcctattttaatttagtatatcaattatgatttttatgaGTAGAtagtttgaaatttttatactaataatgtgtaaaaattaaactttattaaCCAATATTATTAGTAAAGTCATAACGACTTAATTTTTTATGGAGATTAATCACTGTTTTTTAATGTGAATAATTTATTCTAATATCATGgatagaaaaaataaactttattaaaaatataaaaacatttaatcaaATACTTGCATcgtatttttacataaaaaatatttgtatgttattatcattaaatttccAAATCAGAAATGTTATATAGATATTTTTCTAACATTAAACAGActcaattaaaagaaattacagaatttaaatattta harbors:
- the LOC114406350 gene encoding transcription factor bHLH62-like, which produces MENQFFLNSGVSQTQHHHPLHLESSPPSNPSSVPSWQSLSPPNMGIQPTVMNCASEQTQQDCFYNSNWDKSTTTDQGLHHFDSSALSSMVSSPAASSNPNNNMSNENFIIRELMGKLGAIGNSDEIPQHSPHPLVVASSYMNTKGNNSTNTSCYSTPLSSPPKVNIVNSLVNLRLANLGGGKSTTTVLNSSVAEFSADPGFAERAAKFSCFGSRSFNDRSVQLRVNNAELAQRSAPAMEHGGKLPRVSSSPLLKTLGSQMGAQENKNSAIHQEQEKMEGANSQEESTISEQTPNGEIGVKTSQDIMNSRKRKASSKGKAKETSNTTNPTKGVEGSEYSNSKRSKPNEGNENGQVKVEEESKAEEEKQSKSNSKPPEPPKDYIHVRARRGQATDSHSLAERVRREKISERMKLLQDLVPGCNKVTGKALMLDEIINYVQSLQRQVEFLSMKLASVNTRMDLSIESLVTKDVFQSNNSLATHPNAIIFPLGSSAQAFYGHQPQQNNPVFHNNIPNRTATHCSVDPLDTSLCQNLAMQLSPLDVFNEGGSQFPLAFLEDDLHTIVQMGFGQAANRKTPIQSSSFNGSNNVPQMKVEL